In the genome of Halobacterium noricense, one region contains:
- a CDS encoding TrmB family transcriptional regulator, with amino-acid sequence MTRNETAEEAIDVLQELGLKEYEAKCFVGLTRVPTGTAKKLSEITDVPRTRIYDAIRVLEAQGLVEIQHSSPQQFRAVPLAEATETLRDRYESRVEQLHDALEAVESVESDAKSSVQEVWTLTGQTAIANRANQLVEDADDDVVFVVGDDALLTDELVEHLNGLPDGVDLAIGTVSASAQTEIQDAVPGATTFISGLEWLRSETDADHDVAIGRLMLVDQSSFLVSSIMPDTHTEQAIFGTGVGNGLVVVARRLMAQGLVPGRDPGQADE; translated from the coding sequence ATGACCAGGAACGAGACCGCCGAGGAGGCCATCGACGTCCTCCAAGAACTCGGCTTGAAAGAGTACGAAGCCAAGTGCTTCGTCGGCCTGACACGGGTTCCGACGGGCACAGCGAAAAAGCTCAGCGAAATCACCGACGTGCCGCGAACACGGATTTACGACGCGATTCGCGTCCTCGAAGCACAGGGACTCGTCGAAATTCAGCACTCCAGTCCCCAGCAGTTCCGCGCCGTCCCGCTGGCGGAAGCCACCGAGACGCTGCGCGACCGGTACGAATCCCGCGTCGAACAGCTCCACGACGCGCTCGAAGCCGTCGAGAGCGTCGAGAGCGACGCGAAGTCCTCAGTCCAGGAGGTGTGGACGCTGACCGGACAGACCGCGATTGCGAACCGCGCGAACCAACTCGTCGAGGACGCCGACGACGACGTCGTGTTCGTCGTCGGCGACGACGCGCTGTTGACCGACGAACTCGTCGAACACCTCAACGGCCTCCCCGACGGCGTCGACCTGGCCATCGGCACCGTCTCGGCGTCCGCACAGACCGAGATTCAGGACGCGGTGCCGGGAGCCACGACGTTCATCTCCGGGCTGGAGTGGCTCCGGAGCGAGACTGACGCCGACCACGACGTCGCCATCGGTCGGCTCATGCTCGTCGACCAATCGTCGTTCCTCGTGAGTTCCATCATGCCCGACACGCACACCGAGCAAGCCATCTTCGGCACCGGCGTCGGGAACGGGCTCGTCGTCGTCGCGCGCCGACTCATGGCGCAGGGGCTCGTGCCGGGCCGCGACCCCGGACAGGCCGACGAGTAG
- a CDS encoding TrmB family transcriptional regulator — protein sequence MTANSSDDARAVAIEQLEQFGLSTYAARTFVALVGLDTGTAKDVSRVADVPRTRVYDAVDELRDYGLVDVQQSTPKEFWAISAETTGRKVEREWQHRAAVLTEALDEIEPIERRDEQRGVWTVSGRKTVTDRVLEFCENAEDRIVYMTVEELLTEDVVDALEAAADRGVDIELAGVSPDVQERIQEEVPSAELFESLWMWSDTPAGRLMMVDGGTTLVSVLVGGENGQPSTPESETAIWGSGESNSLVVVLRAIFTWRLDDAD from the coding sequence ATGACTGCTAATTCATCCGACGACGCGCGCGCCGTCGCCATCGAACAGCTCGAACAGTTCGGCCTGAGCACGTATGCGGCGCGGACGTTCGTCGCGCTCGTCGGCCTCGACACCGGCACCGCCAAGGACGTCAGTCGGGTCGCGGACGTGCCTCGGACGCGAGTCTACGACGCCGTCGACGAACTCCGCGACTACGGCCTCGTCGACGTCCAGCAGTCCACACCCAAGGAGTTCTGGGCCATCTCCGCGGAGACGACCGGGCGGAAGGTCGAACGCGAGTGGCAGCACCGCGCAGCCGTCCTCACGGAAGCGCTGGACGAAATCGAGCCGATCGAGCGCCGGGACGAACAGCGCGGCGTCTGGACGGTTTCCGGCCGGAAGACCGTGACCGACCGCGTGCTGGAGTTCTGCGAGAACGCCGAGGACCGCATCGTCTACATGACCGTCGAGGAGCTGCTCACCGAGGACGTCGTCGACGCCCTCGAAGCGGCCGCGGACCGCGGCGTCGACATCGAGCTCGCGGGCGTGTCGCCGGACGTCCAGGAGCGCATCCAGGAGGAGGTGCCCAGCGCCGAGCTGTTCGAGTCGCTGTGGATGTGGTCGGACACGCCGGCCGGCCGGCTCATGATGGTGGACGGCGGGACGACGCTCGTGAGCGTGCTCGTCGGCGGGGAGAACGGCCAACCGTCGACGCCCGAGTCGGAGACGGCTATCTGGGGGAGTGGAGAGTCGAACAGCCTCGTCGTCGTGCTGCGGGCGATTTTCACGTGGCGTCTCGACGACGCCGACTAG
- a CDS encoding type IV pilin produces the protein MKISFEIPDRDERGVSPVIGVILMVAITVILAAVIASFVLGFGDQVSQNVQAGADISENDDGTATVTWISEGNADHLNVSVPSGSEVNISDSLTANIDNVGGTATVQPNETSTDTTVTVTVTAVGSGDSRTVVAQEEVSIEGSA, from the coding sequence ATGAAAATCAGCTTCGAAATCCCTGACCGCGACGAACGTGGGGTCTCGCCGGTCATCGGCGTCATCCTGATGGTAGCGATTACAGTCATCCTGGCCGCCGTCATCGCCAGCTTCGTACTCGGCTTCGGCGACCAGGTCAGCCAGAACGTGCAGGCCGGGGCAGACATTAGCGAAAATGACGACGGCACGGCTACAGTGACGTGGATTAGTGAGGGTAACGCAGACCACCTGAACGTGTCGGTTCCCAGTGGTTCCGAAGTTAATATCAGTGATAGCCTAACCGCTAATATTGATAATGTGGGGGGTACAGCTACAGTCCAACCAAATGAAACTTCCACTGACACTACCGTGACGGTAACTGTAACGGCCGTAGGTAGCGGTGATTCAAGAACGGTAGTCGCTCAAGAAGAAGTTAGCATCGAAGGCAGCGCCTAA